AGCCATCTCCTCAACTATTATGGCTGCACGGAGGTCAGTTCGGACGCGGCCTGGTCCCGCATCACCACCCCACTGCCGGATGAGGCCATCCTGCCTGCGGGTGAACCCGTGCCGGGTTGCACCCTATGGCTACTCGACGCGCATGGCGCGCCTGTGGCCCCTGGCCAGCCCGGCCACATCCACGTCAGCGGAGTGAATCTGGCCGGAGGCTACCTGAATGAGCCTGAGCTGACTGCCGCGGCCTTTCATGACTGGACGCACCCGGACGGTCACGTCATCAGGCTGTATGCCACTGGTGATATCGGTCGACGGCGGGGGCAGCAACTCAGTGTCCTGGGCCGGCAGGACCAGCAGATCAAGCTGCGTGGCATGCGGGTGGAGTCCGGCGAGCTGGAAGTCGCACTGCGCAGCCACCCGGCCGTCAAGGATGCGGTTATCCAGTTGCAGGTCACGCCACAGGGGGAGAATCTGGTCGCCCATATTCTGCTGCAACAAGGGCAAACAGTACGCTGTGCAGACCTGCGTGAACATCTGGCCCGCCAGCTGAGCGCCAGCCTGTTGCCCACCCACTGGAGCCTGGCCGAGGAATGGCCGCTCACGGCAACCGGCAAGGTGGATCGCCGGCGCCTGCCGCAGGAAGGCTTGCTGACCAGCAATCACGATCGCCAGCATACCCCGCCCCGTACCGACAGTGAACGGGCCTTGCTGCAGCTGTGGCAAGCCTTGCTGGGCCCAGCCCCGATCGGCATCGACGACAATTTCTTTGAAGCGGGGGGCAACTCCCTGCTGCTGGCGCAACTGCACCAACAGGTCTGCAGCCGCTGGCAATGTGAACTGCCGCTGACCCAGCTGTTCCAGCAGCCCAGCATCCGGGCGTTGGCCTCCCTGCTGGATAAAGGGCACAACCAGCCCCACCGGCAAGCCACGCGTGACCGCGCTGCTGCCCGGCTGGCAGCGCGCCGGAGGTCGGTATGAACCAACGGATTGCCATTGTAGGCTGCGCGGGGCGCTTTCCCGGTGCCGAATCGGTCGCTGAGTTGTGGCAGTTGCTGCTGGCGGGAACAGAAGCCTATCAGCTGCTGGACCCGGCGCAACTGGCCCAGTCAGCCCATCATCAGTTGAGTCAGCAAGCAGGCTATGTCGCACTGGCGCGCCCACTGGCTGACCATGACTGCTTTGATGCCCGCTTCTTCGGCTATGCCCCGCGTGAGGCGGCCCTGATTGACCCGCAGCAGCGCGTCTTGCTGGAGTGTGCCTGGCAGGTATTCGAAGATGCCGCCATTCCACCGGGGGATCAGGATGGGCGCCGGACCAGTGTCCTGGCCAGCGTGGGGGCAAACGCCTACCTGCCGCTGCATGCCCTGCCCGCCGTCTGGCGCGGCGAGGCCGACCTGCTGGAGTGCACGCTGGGCAATGACAAGGACTACGCCGCCAGCCGTGTAGCCTACAAGCTGGACCTGACTGGCTCGGCACTGACGGTGCAAACTGCCTGCTCCTCGTCGCTGGTCGCCGTTCACTTGGGCGTGCAACAGCTGCTGGCGTTTGAAGCCGACCGCGCACTGATTCTCGCTGCCTCGATCAGCCTGCCCGCAGACCTGGGCTACCTGCCCGAAACGGGGGGCATCCGCTCGCACGATGGCCATTGCCGCCCCTTCGACGCAGCCACCAGCGGCACCGTGTTCGGATCCGGTGTGGCCGGGGTCATGCTGAAACGGCTGGACGATGCCCTGACGGACGGGGACCGCATTCTGGCCGTGATCGAAGGGAGTGCCATCAATAATGATGGTCATCAACGGGTCGGCTTCACCGCCCCCGGCCTGAACGGGCAGGTGGCCGTCATCAGCGAGGCGCTGCAAGTGGCCGGACGACAGGCGGACGAGCTGGCCTATGTCGAATGCCACGGCACCGGCACCCACATGGGCGACCCGGTCGAGATCGAGGCCTTGCATCAGGCCTTGCAAGACAATGCGGACCACGCACTGGCGACCGCCTCCTGCGGCATTGGCTCCATCAAGAGCAATATCGGGCATCTGGATGTGGCAGCCGGGCTAAGCGGCCTGATCAAGACCGCACTCAGCCTTCATCACGGCCAGATCCCGGCCACCCTGCATTACCAGCGCCCCAATCCGGCGCTACGGCTGGCACACACCCCGTTCCATGTCATTCATGAGTCTACGGTCTGGCCTAAGGATCGTCCGTGGGTGGCCGGGGTCAGTTCCTTCGGCTTCGGCGGGACCAATGCCCACGCCATCCTGTCTGCGCCACCAGACACACCGGTGCCAGGCCCGACTCGTAGCTGGCACTGCCTGCCCCTCAGCGCCGCCACCCCAGAGGCGCTGCAACAGCGCGCCACCGCGCTGGCGCACTGGCTGTCGCAACACCCGGCAACCTCACTCGATGATGTGGCCTGGACGCTGCAAACCGGGCGCAAAGCCCTGCCTCATCGCAGGGTTTGCGTGGTAGACAGCACATCCAGCGCCCTTCAGCAACTCAGTACGCTGCCGACCACCCCGGTCACGCGCGTGACGCAGCTGCGCTGGCTGTTCCCCGGCCAAGGGGCACACTATGCGGGGATGGCCGCCCCGCTCTATCAGCAAGAGCCCTTGTTTCGCGAACGGCTCGAGCGCTGGCTGGCACGCCTGGTCCAAGCCGGAGCCGACCCGGCTATCCGTGCCGTGCTGCTGACCCCCTCGGAGGCGGAGGCAGATACCGGGCTGGTGCAGCCAGCGCTGTTCGCACTGGAAGTCAGCCTGGCCGAAACCCTGATGGCGCTGGGCCTGCAACCCGACGAGTTGCTGGGGCACAGTCTGGGGGAACTCAGCGCCGCAACCGTAGCCGGGGTGTTTCAGCCCGATGATGCTGCTCGCCTGCTGGTCGCGCGCAGCCAGTGGATGGCCGCCTTGCCCACGGGCGGCATGGCGCTGCTGCTGGCGACAGCGGCAGACGTCGAGCGCGAGCTGGCCGCCCATGGCTCATTGGCGCTCGCGCTGGTCAATGGCCCGCAATGCTGCGTGGCTGCAGGGCCGAATGTCGCGCTGGAGGCCCTGCTGGCCTCATCAGCTGCCCAACGCTGGCAGGCGCGGCGCTTGCGCACGTCTCATGCCTTCCACAGTCCGATGCTGGACCCCATGCTGGCGCGTTATCAGGATTTGCTCAGTCAGCTACACCTGTCAGCCCCAACCTTGCCCTTGCGCTCCGGTACGCATGGTCAGCTGCTGTCCGCCGAAGAGGCGTGCTCCGCAGACTACTGGGTACGGCAACTACGCCACACCGTGCGCTTTGACCTGGCGCTCGCCCATGCCTCGCCAGATGGCATGGACCTGGAAATCGGCCCGCCGGGCGGCCTGCTGGAGTTTGCCCGTCAGTCGCAGTCCTCGCCCCGGCCCGGTGTCAGCCTGTGCCCACCGCGCCAGTTGGCAGGGCATGCGGCGGAGCGCATCTGGCCGTGGGCGATAGGCCTGCTGTGGCAACATGGTGTGGCCATCAACTGGCCCGCCTGGCAGCACGCCTGGCTGCCGCGCAAAAAGTGTGCCTTGCCTGGCTACCCATTTGCCCGTCAGCGCCATTGGCTGCCCGCCGTGCTGCCTATCGCCCCGCCTGAGGGCGTACAAGCCAGCCCGGCCACGCCCCCGGCTCAACCACGGGACATAGCCTCAGGCGATGTAGCGCCCACGGCCGCGCTGACCGACGAAAACCGCATGCTGGCGCTATGGCGCGCCGTACTGCATCTGGACGCCATCCAGCTGACCGATGATTTCTTTGCGCTGGGGGGAAATTCCATCCAGGCACTGCGCCTGTGCCAGCTGGCACGCGAACAGGGCTGGTCGCTGACCCCGCAGCAGGTATTCCAGCTACGCACGCCTGCCGCACTGGCTGCGGTACTGACACCCCCCGTGCAGACCTCGCCTTCGTTGCCTTCCCTCACCTTCAGTGAAGTGGATGAAGACGACCTGGCTTTGCTGCTGAATCAACTGACAGAAGAGACCCCATGACATGACGGCGATGCCCTCCCGCCTGGACGCGATCGTACCCGCCACCCCTTTGCAGCAAGGCATGCTGTATCACGCGCTACTGGACGACGACCCGAGACTGTATCTGGAACAGTACGGTTTTACTGTCTCCGGCACGTTTGACCTCTCCCGCTATCGGCAAGCCTGGGAAACCAGCCTGCAGCAGCAAGCGATGCTACGTGCCTCTTTCCACTGGGAGGGGCTGGGCAAAGCGTATCAAGTGACGCAGCAAGCCGTCAGCTTGCCCTGGCACGAGCACGACCTGCGTGGCTTGAGCCACGAAGCCCAGCTCGCCGCCATCGAGGCACAACGGCAACAGCGGCGTGAACAAGGCTTTGTGCTATCGAAGGCCCCACTGTTTGTGCTCGACATCCTGCAGCTGGACACACAACGCTGGAAGGTCCTGCTGACGCTGCACCACATTCTGCTGGATGGCTGGTCACTCTCGCTGCTGCTGGAAGAAGTCTCCCAGCGTTATGTGAACCCGACAGCA
This genomic stretch from Leeia aquatica harbors:
- a CDS encoding type I polyketide synthase, which gives rise to MNQRIAIVGCAGRFPGAESVAELWQLLLAGTEAYQLLDPAQLAQSAHHQLSQQAGYVALARPLADHDCFDARFFGYAPREAALIDPQQRVLLECAWQVFEDAAIPPGDQDGRRTSVLASVGANAYLPLHALPAVWRGEADLLECTLGNDKDYAASRVAYKLDLTGSALTVQTACSSSLVAVHLGVQQLLAFEADRALILAASISLPADLGYLPETGGIRSHDGHCRPFDAATSGTVFGSGVAGVMLKRLDDALTDGDRILAVIEGSAINNDGHQRVGFTAPGLNGQVAVISEALQVAGRQADELAYVECHGTGTHMGDPVEIEALHQALQDNADHALATASCGIGSIKSNIGHLDVAAGLSGLIKTALSLHHGQIPATLHYQRPNPALRLAHTPFHVIHESTVWPKDRPWVAGVSSFGFGGTNAHAILSAPPDTPVPGPTRSWHCLPLSAATPEALQQRATALAHWLSQHPATSLDDVAWTLQTGRKALPHRRVCVVDSTSSALQQLSTLPTTPVTRVTQLRWLFPGQGAHYAGMAAPLYQQEPLFRERLERWLARLVQAGADPAIRAVLLTPSEAEADTGLVQPALFALEVSLAETLMALGLQPDELLGHSLGELSAATVAGVFQPDDAARLLVARSQWMAALPTGGMALLLATAADVERELAAHGSLALALVNGPQCCVAAGPNVALEALLASSAAQRWQARRLRTSHAFHSPMLDPMLARYQDLLSQLHLSAPTLPLRSGTHGQLLSAEEACSADYWVRQLRHTVRFDLALAHASPDGMDLEIGPPGGLLEFARQSQSSPRPGVSLCPPRQLAGHAAERIWPWAIGLLWQHGVAINWPAWQHAWLPRKKCALPGYPFARQRHWLPAVLPIAPPEGVQASPATPPAQPRDIASGDVAPTAALTDENRMLALWRAVLHLDAIQLTDDFFALGGNSIQALRLCQLAREQGWSLTPQQVFQLRTPAALAAVLTPPVQTSPSLPSLTFSEVDEDDLALLLNQLTEETP